A section of the Enterobacter sp. C2 genome encodes:
- the ada gene encoding bifunctional DNA-binding transcriptional regulator/O6-methylguanine-DNA methyltransferase Ada, which translates to MSVTTFIEDEQRWQAVLERRADADDRFVFAVMTTGIFCRPSCRARHALRENVRFFADAQTAAQAGFRPCKRCQPDRPADKRSLAQKITAACRLLEQETPITLAALAQQVGLSPYHLHRQFKAVTGMTPKAWQQAARAKRLRNALPHSTTITDAVLAAGFPDSGSYYRKADASLGMTARQYRQGGEGAAIRYALTHSTLGRCLVAESERGICAILLADCDSLLTAELHTMFPQAQLTQDDAEFSARVAEVVATIESPGRPLALPLDLRGTAFQMQVWQALQAIPAGETASYRAVASAIGKPQAIRAVASACAANRLAIVIPCHRVVRGDGMLSGYRWGPARKAQLLARESLKEES; encoded by the coding sequence ATGAGCGTAACGACCTTTATTGAAGACGAGCAGCGCTGGCAGGCGGTGCTTGAGCGGCGTGCTGACGCGGACGATCGTTTCGTCTTTGCCGTCATGACCACCGGCATCTTTTGCCGCCCCTCGTGCCGGGCGCGCCACGCCCTGCGCGAAAACGTGCGCTTCTTTGCCGATGCTCAGACAGCGGCGCAGGCGGGGTTTCGTCCCTGCAAGCGTTGCCAGCCGGACAGACCCGCAGACAAGCGCAGCCTGGCGCAAAAAATTACCGCAGCCTGCCGTCTGCTGGAGCAGGAGACGCCGATAACCCTGGCAGCGCTGGCGCAACAGGTAGGTCTCAGCCCCTACCATCTTCACCGCCAGTTTAAAGCCGTTACCGGCATGACGCCCAAAGCCTGGCAGCAGGCCGCGCGGGCGAAGCGCCTGCGCAACGCACTTCCTCACAGTACAACCATTACCGATGCGGTGCTGGCCGCTGGCTTCCCGGACAGCGGCAGCTACTACCGCAAGGCGGATGCGTCGCTGGGTATGACGGCTCGCCAGTATCGTCAGGGCGGGGAGGGGGCAGCGATCCGCTACGCGTTAACGCACTCTACGCTGGGCCGCTGTCTGGTGGCTGAAAGCGAGCGCGGTATCTGCGCGATCCTGCTGGCTGACTGTGACTCGCTGCTCACCGCCGAGTTGCACACGATGTTTCCTCAGGCTCAGCTTACGCAGGACGATGCTGAATTTAGCGCCCGGGTTGCCGAGGTTGTAGCGACAATTGAAAGTCCTGGCCGCCCGCTGGCCCTGCCGCTGGATCTACGCGGCACCGCCTTTCAGATGCAGGTCTGGCAGGCACTGCAGGCGATCCCGGCGGGGGAAACCGCCAGCTATCGCGCCGTTGCCAGTGCCATCGGCAAGCCGCAGGCGATCCGCGCCGTAGCCAGCGCCTGTGCGGCTAACCGTCTGGCGATCGTGATCCCTTGCCATCGTGTGGTTCGCGGGGATGGCATGCTCTCCGGCTACCGCTGGGGGCCGGCGCGCAAGGCCCAGCTGCTGGCGCGCGAATCGTTAAAAGAGGAGTCATAA
- the alkB gene encoding DNA oxidative demethylase AlkB — MLDLFADAEPWQEPLAPGATILRRFALADADALLADIDAVASQSPFRQMVTPGGYTMSVAMTNCGRLGWTTDARGYRYAPGDPLTGQPWPAMPPAFAALCQQASTAAGYSDFQPDACLINRYLPGAKLSLHQDKDEPDLRAPIVSVSLGLPAVFQFGGLRRSDPLKRLLLEHGDVVVWGGPSRLFYHGVQPLKPGQHPATGECRYNLTFRRAGN, encoded by the coding sequence ATGCTCGATCTGTTTGCCGATGCTGAACCGTGGCAGGAGCCGCTGGCACCGGGGGCCACTATCCTGCGTCGCTTTGCCCTTGCCGACGCCGATGCGCTGCTGGCCGATATTGACGCGGTCGCCAGCCAGTCACCGTTTCGCCAGATGGTCACTCCCGGCGGCTATACCATGTCGGTGGCGATGACCAACTGTGGCCGCCTGGGCTGGACGACCGATGCGCGCGGCTACCGCTATGCCCCTGGCGATCCGCTCACTGGCCAGCCGTGGCCTGCTATGCCGCCCGCCTTTGCCGCGCTATGCCAGCAGGCTTCGACGGCGGCAGGCTACAGCGATTTTCAGCCGGACGCCTGCCTGATCAACCGCTACCTGCCGGGCGCCAAGCTCTCTCTGCATCAGGATAAAGACGAGCCGGATCTGCGGGCACCGATCGTTTCGGTCTCGCTGGGCCTGCCTGCTGTTTTCCAGTTTGGTGGGCTTCGCCGCAGCGATCCGCTCAAGCGCCTGCTGCTGGAGCATGGCGACGTGGTAGTGTGGGGCGGCCCGTCGCGTCTCTTCTATCACGGCGTGCAGCCGCTTAAGCCAGGCCAGCATCCGGCCACCGGTGAATGCCGCTACAACTTAACCTTTCGCCGTGCAGGTAATTAA
- a CDS encoding porin OmpC, with product MKVKVLSLLVPALLVAGAANAAEIYNKDGNKLDLYGKVDGLHYFSDDDGSDGDQTYMRLGFKGETQVNDQITGYGQWEYQVQGNTAESENQSWTRLAFAGLKFGDAGSFDYGRNYGVTYDVTAWTDVLPEFGGDTYGADNFLQSRANGVATYRSTDFFGLVEGLNFALQYQGKNGSASGENDTGRSTLRQNGDGYGGSLTYDMGEGFSVGGAITTSKRTADQNEIGVYGSGDRATVYTGGLKYDANNLYLAAQYSQTYNATRFGNSQNDSTVYGFANKAQNFEVVAQYQFDFGLRPSIAYLKSEGKDVDNGFVNYGNQDLLEYVDVGATYYFNKNMSTYVDYKINLLDDNDFTRQAGVSTDDIVALGLVYQF from the coding sequence ATGAAAGTTAAAGTACTGTCCCTCCTGGTACCAGCTCTGCTGGTAGCAGGCGCAGCGAATGCGGCTGAAATTTACAACAAAGACGGCAACAAATTAGACCTCTACGGTAAAGTTGATGGCCTGCACTATTTCTCTGATGACGACGGTAGCGATGGCGACCAGACCTACATGCGTCTCGGCTTCAAAGGCGAAACCCAGGTTAACGATCAGATCACCGGCTACGGCCAGTGGGAATACCAGGTGCAGGGCAACACCGCTGAAAGCGAAAACCAGTCTTGGACTCGTCTGGCGTTTGCTGGTCTGAAATTCGGCGACGCGGGCTCTTTCGACTACGGTCGTAACTACGGCGTAACCTATGACGTTACTGCCTGGACCGACGTTCTGCCTGAGTTCGGCGGCGACACCTACGGTGCCGATAACTTCCTGCAGTCCCGTGCTAACGGCGTGGCGACCTACCGCAGCACCGACTTCTTCGGCCTGGTTGAAGGCCTGAACTTTGCTCTGCAGTACCAGGGCAAAAACGGCAGCGCCAGCGGTGAAAACGATACCGGTCGTAGCACCCTGCGTCAGAACGGCGACGGCTACGGCGGCTCTCTGACCTATGACATGGGCGAAGGCTTCAGCGTTGGTGGTGCGATCACTACCTCTAAGCGTACTGCTGACCAGAATGAGATCGGCGTTTACGGCAGCGGCGACCGTGCTACCGTTTACACCGGCGGTCTGAAATACGACGCGAACAACCTGTACCTGGCAGCACAGTACTCCCAGACCTACAACGCAACCCGTTTCGGTAACTCTCAGAACGACTCCACCGTATACGGTTTTGCTAACAAAGCGCAGAACTTTGAAGTGGTTGCTCAGTACCAGTTCGACTTCGGCCTGCGTCCGTCTATCGCTTACCTGAAGTCTGAAGGCAAAGACGTAGACAACGGTTTCGTTAACTACGGCAACCAGGATCTGCTGGAGTACGTCGACGTTGGCGCGACTTACTACTTCAACAAAAACATGTCTACCTACGTTGACTACAAAATCAACCTGCTGGATGACAACGACTTCACCCGTCAGGCCGGTGTTAGCACCGATGATATCGTAGCCCTGGGTCTGGTTTACCAGTTCTAA
- the rcsB gene encoding response regulator transcription factor RcsB, translated as MNNMNVIIADDHPIVLFGIRKSLEQIEWVNVVGEFEDSTQLINNLPKLDAHVLITDLSMPGDKYGDGITLIKYIKRHFPNLSVIVLTMNNNPAILSAVLELDIEGIVLKQGAPTDLPKALASLQKGKKFTPESVSRLLEKISAGGYGDKRLSPKESEVLRLFAEGFLVTEIAKKLNRSIKTISSQKKSAMMKLGVDNDIALLNYLSSVTLSPADKD; from the coding sequence ATGAACAATATGAACGTAATTATTGCCGATGACCATCCGATTGTACTGTTCGGTATTCGCAAGTCACTTGAACAGATCGAGTGGGTGAATGTAGTCGGTGAATTTGAAGACTCAACACAGCTTATCAATAATCTGCCAAAACTGGATGCTCACGTCCTGATCACCGACCTCTCCATGCCCGGTGATAAATATGGCGACGGTATTACCCTGATTAAATACATCAAGCGCCACTTCCCGAACCTGTCGGTGATCGTGCTAACCATGAACAACAACCCGGCCATCCTCAGCGCAGTGCTGGAGCTGGATATCGAAGGGATTGTGCTGAAACAGGGTGCGCCGACCGACCTGCCGAAAGCGCTGGCCTCGCTGCAAAAAGGGAAGAAGTTTACCCCGGAGAGCGTCTCCCGCTTGCTGGAGAAGATCAGCGCCGGCGGCTACGGCGACAAGCGCCTGTCACCGAAAGAGAGCGAAGTGCTGCGCCTGTTTGCCGAAGGTTTCCTCGTCACCGAGATTGCCAAGAAGCTGAACCGCAGTATTAAAACTATCAGCAGCCAGAAGAAATCAGCGATGATGAAACTGGGTGTGGATAACGATATCGCCCTGCTGAACTACCTCTCCTCCGTGACCCTGAGCCCGGCGGACAAAGATTAA
- a CDS encoding multidrug ABC transporter permease/ATP-binding protein codes for MELLLLVWRQYRWPFIAVILLTLLSAALGIGLIAFINARLIENVDITLTVLPEFLGLLLLLMAVTLGSQLALTALGHHFVYRLRGEFIKRILDTQVERVEQLGNAALLAALTSDVRNITIAFVRLPELVQGIILTAGSAAYLGWLSGKMLLVTALWMAITIWGGFVLVSRVYKHLARLRETEDKLHHDYQTVLEGRKELTLNRERAEAIFNNAYLPDAQEYRHHIIRADTFHLSAVNWSNIMMLGAIGLVFWMANGLGWADTNVAATFSLTVLFLRTPLLSAVGALPTLLSAQVAFNKLKQFSLAPYNPEFPRPTAFTGWQTLELRDVTFTYQEGAFSVGPINLTLTRGELVFLIGGNGSGKSTLAMLLTGLYQPVSGTILIDGQPLAAGREEDYRKLFSAVFTDVWLFDQLIGPEGKQADPAIVDRWLAQLKMTHKLELDNGKILNLKLSKGQKKRVALLLALAEERDIILLDEWAADQDPHFRREFYQTILPLMQAEGKTIFAISHDDHYFIHADRLLEMRSGVLSELTGEERTLASRDAVSRTA; via the coding sequence ATGGAACTTCTTCTTCTTGTCTGGCGGCAGTACCGCTGGCCTTTTATTGCCGTCATCCTGTTGACCCTGCTCAGCGCGGCGCTTGGCATCGGCCTCATTGCCTTTATTAACGCGCGACTCATCGAGAACGTGGATATCACCCTGACGGTGCTGCCGGAGTTTCTCGGCCTGCTGCTGCTGCTGATGGCGGTGACCCTTGGCTCGCAGCTGGCACTGACCGCCCTCGGCCATCACTTTGTCTACCGCCTGCGGGGAGAGTTCATTAAGCGCATCCTCGATACCCAGGTGGAGCGCGTGGAGCAGTTAGGCAACGCCGCGCTGCTGGCCGCGTTGACCAGCGACGTGCGTAACATCACCATCGCCTTTGTACGCCTGCCGGAGCTGGTGCAGGGGATCATCCTGACCGCCGGATCGGCGGCCTACCTGGGCTGGCTCTCTGGCAAAATGCTGCTGGTCACCGCCCTGTGGATGGCGATAACCATCTGGGGCGGCTTTGTGCTGGTGTCGCGGGTCTATAAGCATTTAGCGAGACTGCGTGAAACCGAAGACAAGCTGCACCATGACTACCAGACGGTGCTGGAGGGGCGTAAAGAGCTGACCCTCAACCGCGAGCGTGCCGAGGCGATCTTTAACAACGCTTACCTGCCGGATGCGCAGGAGTATCGCCACCATATTATTCGCGCCGACACCTTCCACCTCAGCGCAGTTAACTGGTCAAACATCATGATGCTGGGGGCGATTGGCCTGGTGTTCTGGATGGCTAACGGCCTTGGCTGGGCGGATACTAACGTCGCGGCGACCTTCTCCCTGACCGTGCTGTTCCTGCGCACGCCGCTGCTGTCGGCGGTAGGGGCGCTGCCGACCCTGCTCAGCGCCCAAGTGGCGTTTAACAAACTAAAGCAGTTCTCTCTTGCGCCCTATAACCCTGAGTTTCCGCGCCCGACCGCCTTTACCGGCTGGCAGACGCTGGAGCTACGCGACGTGACCTTTACCTACCAGGAGGGCGCTTTCTCCGTGGGGCCGATTAACCTGACTCTGACGCGCGGCGAACTGGTATTTCTGATCGGTGGCAACGGCAGCGGCAAGTCGACTCTGGCGATGCTGCTGACCGGTCTCTATCAGCCGGTGTCGGGCACCATTCTCATCGACGGCCAGCCGCTGGCCGCCGGGCGTGAAGAGGACTATCGCAAGCTCTTCTCAGCGGTATTTACCGACGTCTGGCTGTTTGACCAGCTCATTGGCCCGGAAGGGAAGCAGGCCGATCCGGCTATCGTCGACAGATGGTTAGCGCAGCTGAAGATGACCCACAAGCTGGAGCTGGATAACGGCAAGATCCTGAACCTCAAGCTGTCGAAAGGCCAGAAGAAGCGCGTGGCCCTGCTGCTGGCGCTGGCAGAGGAGCGCGATATCATCCTGCTGGATGAGTGGGCCGCCGATCAGGATCCGCACTTCCGCCGCGAGTTTTACCAGACGATCCTGCCGCTGATGCAGGCCGAAGGGAAAACCATTTTTGCTATTAGTCACGACGACCACTACTTTATACATGCCGATCGCCTGCTGGAGATGCGCAGTGGCGTACTCTCAGAGCTGACAGGAGAAGAACGAACGCTCGCTTCCCGCGACGCCGTTTCACGCACCGCATAA
- the rcsD gene encoding phosphotransferase RcsD, with amino-acid sequence MSRSDSMIPGKFSLIPGNITRFFLLLIIVLLVTLGVMVQSAVNAWLKDKSYQVVDITHALHKRVDTWRYATWQIYDNIAAAPAAPADGLQETRLKQDVYYLEKPRRKTEALIFGSHDSSTLEMTQRISTYLDTLWGAETVPWSMYYLNGQDNSMILVSTLPLKDLSSGFKESSIDNIVDSRRAEMLQQANALDERESFSPLRSLSWQNGYYFTLRTTFNQPGHLATVVAFDLPINDLIPPGMPMDSFRLEADKGPAPLRTSDKETADSVSINFSGAKIEISSALNSTDMRLVWQVPFGTLLLETLQNIVLPLLLNVGLLALALFGFTTFRHQPGRQLDGQPSPGANNELRLLRALNEEIVSVLPLGLLVHDQEANRTVISNKIADHLLPHLNLQNITSMADQHQGVIQATVNNELYEIRQFRSQVVPRTQIFIIRDQDREVLVNKKLKQAQRLYEKNQQGRSAFMHHIGDALRLPVQTLAGEAAAIDSEESRHLAQHAQTLVQLVEDIQLANLLETDSWRGTLTQFSIQDLIDEVVPEVLPTIKRKGLQLLINNNLPANEERHGDREALRRILLMLIQYAVTTTQIGKITLEVDTDESANDRLTFRILDTGEGVTASEVDNLHFPFLNDTQSDRYGKANALTFWLCDQLARKLGGHLNIKARESLGTRYTLHVKMAAQAQEVESEEKLLDDVVAMIDITSNEIRHIVVRQLENWGASCITPDERLISQEYDLFLTDNPSNLTASGLLLSDDEAAVRKIGPGQLRVNFNISTAMQEAILQLIEEQLAQDEVSPSPMGGNENAELHASGYYALFVDTVPDDVKRLYTEAAVSDFAALAQTAHRLKGVFAMLNLVPGKQLCETLEHLIREKDVSGIEKYISDIDAYVKSLL; translated from the coding sequence ATGAGTCGATCCGACAGCATGATCCCTGGCAAGTTTTCCCTGATACCAGGCAACATTACCCGTTTTTTTCTATTACTGATTATCGTTCTGTTGGTCACCCTGGGCGTCATGGTGCAAAGCGCCGTCAATGCATGGCTGAAGGATAAGAGCTATCAAGTCGTCGACATTACCCATGCGTTGCACAAGCGGGTCGATACCTGGCGCTATGCGACGTGGCAGATTTACGACAATATCGCTGCTGCCCCTGCCGCACCCGCAGACGGTCTTCAGGAGACGCGTTTAAAGCAGGACGTCTACTACCTTGAGAAGCCGCGGCGTAAAACCGAAGCGCTGATCTTTGGCTCACACGACAGCTCCACCCTTGAGATGACGCAGCGCATCTCCACCTACCTCGATACGCTGTGGGGCGCGGAGACCGTGCCCTGGTCGATGTACTATCTTAACGGCCAGGATAACAGCATGATCCTGGTGTCGACCCTGCCGCTGAAGGATCTCTCTTCGGGCTTCAAAGAGTCCTCCATCGACAATATTGTCGACTCTCGCCGGGCAGAGATGCTCCAGCAGGCCAACGCCCTTGACGAGCGGGAGAGCTTCTCTCCGTTGCGCAGCCTGAGCTGGCAAAACGGTTACTACTTTACTTTGCGCACCACCTTTAACCAGCCGGGCCATCTGGCGACGGTGGTGGCGTTCGATCTGCCGATTAACGACCTCATTCCTCCCGGCATGCCGATGGACAGCTTCCGCCTCGAAGCGGACAAAGGCCCTGCTCCCCTGCGTACCTCAGACAAGGAGACGGCAGACAGCGTTTCGATCAACTTTAGCGGGGCGAAGATTGAGATCTCCTCCGCGCTGAACTCAACGGATATGCGCCTGGTGTGGCAGGTACCTTTCGGCACCCTGCTGCTGGAGACGCTACAGAATATCGTTCTGCCGCTGCTGCTCAACGTTGGCCTGCTGGCACTGGCGCTATTTGGCTTTACCACTTTTCGCCATCAGCCGGGCCGCCAGCTTGATGGTCAGCCTTCGCCCGGCGCCAATAACGAGCTGCGCCTGCTGCGCGCGCTGAACGAAGAGATTGTCTCCGTGCTGCCGCTGGGGCTGCTGGTGCACGACCAGGAGGCTAACCGGACGGTGATCAGCAACAAGATTGCTGACCATCTGCTGCCGCATCTGAACCTGCAAAACATCACCAGCATGGCGGATCAGCATCAGGGGGTGATCCAGGCGACGGTTAACAACGAGCTGTATGAGATCCGCCAGTTCCGCAGCCAGGTGGTGCCGAGAACGCAGATCTTTATTATTCGCGATCAGGACCGTGAGGTGCTGGTGAATAAAAAGCTCAAGCAGGCCCAGCGTCTGTATGAGAAAAACCAGCAGGGCCGCTCGGCGTTTATGCATCATATCGGCGATGCGCTCCGCCTGCCGGTGCAGACGCTTGCCGGGGAAGCCGCAGCGATCGACAGCGAAGAGAGCCGTCATCTGGCCCAGCATGCCCAGACGCTGGTGCAGCTGGTAGAGGATATTCAGCTGGCAAACCTGCTGGAGACCGACAGCTGGAGAGGAACGCTGACCCAGTTCTCGATTCAGGATCTGATTGATGAAGTGGTCCCCGAGGTGCTGCCGACTATTAAGCGTAAAGGCCTGCAGCTGTTGATCAATAATAACCTGCCCGCTAACGAAGAGCGGCACGGCGATCGCGAGGCGCTGAGGCGCATCCTGCTGATGCTGATCCAGTATGCGGTGACCACCACGCAGATCGGCAAAATTACCCTTGAGGTTGATACCGACGAGTCGGCAAACGATCGCCTGACCTTCCGTATTCTCGATACCGGCGAGGGGGTCACGGCCAGTGAGGTGGACAACCTGCACTTCCCGTTCCTCAACGATACTCAGAGCGATCGCTACGGCAAAGCCAACGCCCTCACCTTCTGGCTATGCGATCAGCTGGCGCGCAAGCTCGGCGGACATCTGAACATTAAAGCACGCGAAAGCCTGGGCACCCGCTATACGCTGCATGTGAAGATGGCGGCCCAGGCACAGGAAGTTGAATCTGAAGAGAAGCTGCTGGACGACGTGGTGGCGATGATCGATATTACCTCCAACGAAATTCGCCATATCGTGGTTCGCCAGCTGGAAAATTGGGGGGCAAGCTGCATCACGCCTGATGAAAGGCTAATAAGTCAAGAATATGATCTCTTCCTGACGGATAATCCGTCTAATCTTACAGCCTCGGGCTTGCTTTTAAGCGATGATGAGGCCGCCGTGCGGAAAATTGGTCCAGGCCAGCTGCGGGTGAACTTTAATATCAGTACTGCAATGCAGGAAGCCATACTGCAGCTTATCGAAGAACAGCTGGCGCAGGATGAGGTATCTCCCTCACCGATGGGCGGAAATGAAAATGCCGAACTGCATGCCAGCGGTTATTATGCCCTGTTTGTCGATACAGTACCCGATGATGTTAAGAGGTTGTATACTGAAGCGGCTGTAAGCGATTTCGCGGCGCTGGCACAGACAGCGCACCGCCTCAAAGGGGTGTTTGCCATGCTAAATTTGGTTCCCGGCAAGCAATTATGTGAAACGCTGGAACATTTAATTCGAGAGAAAGATGTTTCAGGCATAGAAAAATACATCAGCGACATTGACGCCTACGTCAAAAGCTTGCTGTAG
- the apbE gene encoding FAD:protein FMN transferase ApbE, with amino-acid sequence MDTTLFRAALLALTLILTGCDPTPPAPQPAAAVTVLEGKTMGTTWRVSVVDRDKAETDALREKITAQLDADDMLLSTWKSDSALSRFNASTSTTPWPVDAAMADIVTLALRIGIKTDSAMDITIGPLVNLWGFGPDKQPNTTPTPAQIEAAKMRVGLQHLAVSYQAGQQFLQKDIPDLYVDLSTVGEGYAADHLAQLMEQEGIPRYLVSVGGALVSRGMNGEGKPWRVAIQKPTDRENAVQAVVDINGHGISTSGSYRNYYELDGKRLSHVIDPHTGHPIDHNLVSVTVIAPTALEADTWDTGLMVLGPQKAREVAMREGLAIYMITKEGDTFTSWMSPQFAAFLQSK; translated from the coding sequence ATGGATACAACTCTTTTTCGCGCTGCCCTGCTGGCGCTTACCCTGATCCTCACCGGCTGCGATCCGACGCCGCCCGCGCCGCAGCCTGCCGCTGCCGTTACCGTGCTGGAAGGCAAAACCATGGGCACCACCTGGCGCGTCAGCGTTGTGGATAGGGATAAAGCCGAGACCGATGCACTACGGGAAAAAATTACTGCCCAACTCGACGCTGATGACATGCTGCTCTCGACCTGGAAGAGCGACTCAGCCCTGAGCCGCTTTAACGCCTCCACCAGCACCACGCCGTGGCCGGTTGACGCCGCGATGGCAGACATTGTCACTCTTGCGCTGCGTATCGGCATCAAAACTGACAGTGCAATGGACATCACCATTGGCCCGCTGGTTAACCTGTGGGGCTTTGGGCCGGATAAACAGCCCAACACGACGCCGACGCCAGCGCAGATTGAGGCGGCAAAAATGCGCGTTGGCCTGCAACATCTGGCGGTCTCTTACCAGGCTGGGCAGCAGTTTTTGCAGAAGGATATTCCCGACCTCTATGTCGATCTCTCTACGGTCGGTGAGGGCTACGCAGCCGATCATCTGGCACAGCTGATGGAGCAGGAGGGGATCCCCCGCTATCTGGTCTCGGTAGGCGGCGCGCTGGTGAGCCGGGGTATGAACGGCGAAGGTAAACCCTGGCGGGTGGCGATCCAGAAGCCGACCGATCGCGAGAACGCGGTACAGGCGGTGGTGGATATTAACGGACACGGTATCAGCACCTCCGGCAGCTACCGCAACTACTATGAGCTGGACGGCAAGCGGCTGTCGCACGTTATCGATCCGCATACCGGACATCCTATTGATCATAATCTGGTATCGGTCACGGTGATTGCTCCGACGGCGCTGGAGGCCGACACATGGGATACCGGTCTGATGGTGCTGGGCCCGCAGAAGGCCCGCGAGGTGGCGATGCGTGAAGGGCTGGCAATCTATATGATCACCAAGGAGGGCGATACCTTTACCTCCTGGATGTCGCCGCAGTTTGCTGCTTTTTTGCAGAGCAAATAG